CGTGCATCTTCATGCCGTTCGGCACGGTCCTCGGGGTGCTCACGATCATCGTCCTGCAGAGGGAGCCGGTCCGGCGGCTGTTCGGCCTCGAGCCCTCGTTGCCGCGAGGATAGGGAATGACGATGGGGCCGCCGACCAACCTGTTGGGAGCCATGGGGCTTTTGGCGCTCCTGGCTGGCCCGCCCGCGGGCGGCACGGTCCCCCGGGCAGGCACGGCCAGCACCCCGGCCAGGGGCCCGGGCCGGATCCTGGCCGAGCCGCCGGCGAAGCCCGACTCGGGCGCGACGTACCTTTTCTATCTTCACGGCCGCATCGTGCAGGAGCAGGGTCGGGGGGCGGTGAGCCCGAAGTATGGGCCCTACGAGTACGATGCCATCCCGAAGGGGCTTGCCGAGGCGGGGCTCGTCGTCATCAGCGAGCCTCGTCCGCGGGGAACGGAGCCATCGGCCTACGCCGGCCGGGTCGCAGGGCAGGTCGAGCGGTTGCTCGAGGCGGGCGTCCCGGCCCGGCGGATCACGATCGTCGGTGCGTCCATGGGGGGCTTCATCGCCATGCTCGTGTCGAATCGGCTGGCGGCACGGGAGATCGGCTACGTGTTCATGGGCAGCTGTGACGAGGAGACGCTGGAGCTCGGCAGCGGTCTGCATGGCGAAGTGCTCTCCATCTTCGAAGCCAGCGACGAGCTCGAGCAGAGCTGCGCTCGGCTTTTCGCGCGCGCCAGCGACGTGGGCCGTCACGCGGAGGTTCGAATCGACACCGGGCTTCACCACGGCTTTCTCTACCGGCCGCTGTCCGAATGGATGGGGCCGGTCATTCGCTGGGCTCGCGCGCGTGACGCTTGACGGGAGGGACCTATGCCGTTCTCATTGCACATGGATCCTGGATCGGGTGTGGTCATCGGCACCTGCTCCGGCATACTGAATGCCACCGATGCCCGGAAAGGGGCCGCGGCGTACTGGGCGAACCCGGACTGCACCGGACGTCCCGTTGTCTGGGACTTCCGGTCCGCGCGGCTCGATGTCCACCCCCCGGAGATCGAGGCGCTCGCCCGGTTCATCCTCGAGAGCCAGCCGCCGGCTCCGCCTCCCAGGGTCGCGTTCGTGACCGCCCGGGACGTGGATTTCGGTCTGTCGCGCATGTTCGAGGTGCACCGCGAACACCCGGCGACGCTGGTCAAGGTCTTCCGGGACTATGACGAAGCGGTGAGGTGGGCGATGGAGCACCGTCCGACCGCGAAGGAGGCGAGATGAGGCCGGCGGGCAGCCTGCGCTATACTCCGGCCGCCTTTTGAGTTCGAGGCCGGACGCACCGGGGGGGCCCGGGCACTGAGAATCAGGGAGCACTGGCTCGTCGCCGCTCTGATCGAGGCGGGGTGGGCGCCGCTCGGAGTCTTCGGCCTTCACGTCGTGGCATCGCGCGTGCTCTTCCTGTACGTGGCCTACCCGCCCACCGACGTGGCCATGCATTTCCTGGGGGGGATCGCCATCGCCTACTTCCTCTGGAGGGCGGCCGTCCTGGCGTCGCAGTCCGGCCCGCTCGGAACCATCGGTCTGACGGGTCTGGGCGTCATGGTCTTCGGCCTGACCTGCGCCGCGGCGGTGTTCTGGGAATTCGCCGAATACCTGTCGGACCGGTGGCTGGGAACGAGGGCGCAGCTCGGGCTGGAGGACACCCTGGGGGACATGCTCGTCGGCATCATGGGAGGTCTGGCGTTCCTGCTTCAGCGCTTCGCGGCACGACCTAACCAAGGAGGTCGATGATGGACCGGTGGCTGGGAAAGTACTCGGAATGGGCCTACGCGCTCCTGCGCCTGGTGGCCGGGTTTCTGTTGGCCTGCCACGGGGCGCAGAAGCTCTTCGGCGCGCTCGGAGGTCAGAGCCAGCTCTCCAACCCCTTGATGGCCACGGCCGGGTTCATCGAGTTCTTCGGGGGCGTCCTGGTGGCCCTGGGCCTGTTCGCCGGCCATGCCGCGTTCATTTCGAGCGGGCTGATGGCGGTCGCCTATTTCATGGCGCACGCGCCGAACGGCTTCTGGCCCATCATCAACAAGGGGGAGCTCGCGGTCCTCTACTGTTTCGTCTTTCTGTACATCGCGTGCCGGGGATCGGGACGCTTCAGCGTGGATGCGATCGCGCGAAGGCGCTGAGCCGGTCGGTCCGGAGGAGTTCGGAGCGTGGCGGACCTCCTGGTCAACATCGACGTCGATGATCTCGAGAAGGGCCTCCGCTTCTATGCCGACGGGCTGGGACTGAAGCCGGGGCGGCGCCTGGGTGCGGACGCGCGCGAGATGCTCGGCGCCTCGTCTCCGATCTACCTCCTCGCCAGTCCAGGGGGGACGCCTCCCTTCGCCGCGGCGACGGCGGGGCGGGACTACCGCCGCCACTGGACCCCGGTGCATCTCGATCTCGCGGTCGAGGACATCGAGGCGGCGGTCGCCCGGGCCGTCTCGGCGGGCGCGACGCTCGAAGGAACGATCGAGGAGCGGGCATGGGGACTCCTGGCCCGCCTGGCGGATCCCTTCGGAAACGGCTTCTGCATCCTGCAGTTCAAGGGACGGGGCTACGATGCGCTGGCAGGAGAGCCCCCCTCTGGATCGCCCTGAGGGGAGGCCGCCCGACGGCGGAGTGCGCCGTCTCGCCGTCGCATTCCAGCGGCGAGGTCACGCTATCGGTCGGCGGCGCCACGGATTCTCCGGCTCATGCTGGGTTGGGCGGTCGTCTGGGTGGTCCTCGAGATTCTCGTCGTCGCCAGCGGCAGCTCCCCTGGCCGGCCGATCGGCTGGCGGGATGCTGTGGCGATCCTGGAGGTGCGACACCCGTGGAAACCGGAGGGTGATCCGATGGAGCGGACGGCCCGATCGATCCTGATCGTGACCGGCATTCTGCTGATCGCGAGCGGCCTGGCGCACGCCATCCTGGATCCGCCGGCCCTCCGCCTGGACGCGGCGGCGACGCAGGTCTCCGCCCCGCCGGCGGAGCGGGCGCAACTCCCGAGCGTCAGGCTGCCGGCGGCGCTGGCGCGCGTGCTCGCCGACTACGAAGCCGCGTGGAGGAGCAAGGACGCCGCGGCCCTGGCCGGGCTCTTCGCGGAGGACGGCTTCGTCCTCTCGAACGGGGCGCCTCCGGTCCGGGGCCGCCACGCGATCCGGACGCATTACGAGGGGCAGGGCGGACCCCTTTCGCTCCGCGCGGTGGCCTTCGCGACGGAGGGCTCGCTGGGGTACATCATCGGGGGGTTCGCGAGGCGGGCGGGTGAGCCGGACATCGGGAAGTTCACGCTGACGCTGCGCCGGGGCGAGGACGGCCGCTGGCTGATCGTGTCCGACATGGACAACGGCAACTCGCGGCCCTAGCCCGGATGGTCGGGTCGTCCGGCGGGCCACGATGGAGGATGGAGATGGACGCGCGGGCCGCCCTGGCATTCGTGAAGAAGCACGGCATCGTGCTGATGGCGGCGCGGGGCCCCGTGCCGAGCCTGGCCGAGACGATCGGGGGCGGTCCCTTCCGGGGCAGCTGGTGGTCCCACCCCAAGGCGCAGGACATGTACCGCATCTTCAACGCCGTATCCGACTCGAGGCAGATCCTGGTCTGCCGGCTTGTCGGCGGCAAGGTGACCTTCGTGCACCGGCGGGTGTGGCCGGCGCTGGCGCGCCTGTCCGGGACCCTTCCGAGGCGCGGGCTCGCCGCGATCCGGGAGGAGCACACGAAGCAGGGCCGGCACCGGGTGCGGGTCACTCCGTACCCGCGCTGGGTCCCGAACGAGGTGCTGGCACGCGCCAGGCGGATGAGCCATGACGACGCCGTGGCGCGGTGCGGCGCCGGGGTGATCGTCGCGGCCGGGAGACGACCGGCCGCACGGCGGCGGGTGAAGGGGTGAAGGGGGCCTCGCTCGCGTTCCTGCTCCTGGCGGCTCTGGTCTCCGCGCAGATCGCCTACTACTACCCCCTCCTCCCGGACCCGATGGCGTCGCACTTCGGGCTGGACGGCGCTCCGAACGGCTGGTCGTCGCGCCTGACCTTCTTCGCGATCTACCTGGCGTCCCTGCTCCTGACGGCGGGGGCCCTGTTCATCCTGGCAAGCGTTCTGAAGCGGATGCCGGAGCGCGCCATCAACCTCCCGAACCGGGACTACTGGCTGTCGGCCGAGAGGCGGGACGAGGCGCTGGGCTATCTTCAGGGCATGGTTGGATGGTGCGCCGTCGGCGTCCTGCTGTTCATGCTCCTGGGGACGCAGCTGGTGATCCGGGCGAACCTGACAGCGGGGGGCCGGCTGGAGAGCGGGAAGCTGGGATGGACCCTGGCGCTTCTCGCCCTCTGGGTCATCCTGACTCCGGTCCGGGCCTATCGGCGCCTGTCGAGAGTGCCCGGGGGCGGGTAGCCCGGACTGCTCATCACGCCGTCGCCGCGGCGGACCGCCGATTTATACTGGGACGTCCAGGGCGCCGGGGAAGGCGCCCCGGCCAGGGAGGGATGCCATGCCCAAGTTTCTGATCGAACGGGAGATTCCGGGAGCGGGGAAGCTGTCGCCCCAGGAGCTGCGCGCCATCTCGCAGAAGTCCTGCGGCGTGCTCAAGGAGATGGGGCCGCAGATTCAGTGGGTCGAGAGCTACGTCACCGCCGACAAGGTCTACTGCGTGTACGTGGCGCCCAACGAGGAGATGGTCAGGAAGCACGCGCAGGCGGGGGGCTTCCCGGCGAACCGCGTGTCGCGCATCGGCGCGGTGATCGACCCGACCACCGCCGAGTGACCGGCGCGCGCTCCCGACGCGAAAGGGAGGCGGGCGATATGGTCGTACGACCGATGACGGCCCGCGACGCGGACGCGGCGGCGCGTCTGTCCGATCAGCTGGGATACCCTGCGACGGCGGACGCGATGGAACGCCGGTTCCGCGCGCTCGCGGACGATCCCGACGCCGCCCTGCTGGCGGCCGAGGAGGCGGGCGGCCGGATGGTCGGCTGGATCCACGTCTGCGGTCGGCGCTTTTTGGTTTCGGACGCGTTCGCGGAGATCGTGGGCCTGGTCGTCGAGACCTCCGCGAGACGGCGGGGCGCCGGCAAGGGCCTCGTCCTCGCGGCAGAGGAATGGGCGCGGAGGCGCGGCTACTCCGTGATGCGCATCCGTTCGAACGTGCGGAGGATGGAGGCCAGGCCGTTCTACGAGAAGCTGGGGTACGAGGTGGTCAAATCGCAGTGGGTGTTCCGGAGGTCGCTGTGAAGCCGAGGATCAGCGTTGCGACAGGAACGCCCTGGGAGCCGCTGGTGGGCTACGCCCGGGCGGTCCGCGTGGGGCGCCATGTGTACGTCTCGGGGACGACGGCCACCGATCGGGACGGACGCGTCGTCGGGACCGGAGACCCGCACGCCCAGGCCGTGCAGACCCTCCGGAACATCGAGACGGCGCTGCGGCGGGCCGGCGCCCGTCTCGAGGACGTGGTGCGCACCCGCATCTATGTCACCCGCATCGACGACTGGCAGGCGATCGGCCGCGCGCACCGTGAGTGCTTCGGAGCGGTCAGGCCGGCCACCAGCATGGTCGAGGTGAGCCGGTTGATCTCCCCCGAGATGCTCGTCGAGATCGAGGCCGAGGCGATCGTCTCCACGGAATGAGGCCGGCGCTGCGGGCCCTCTCGGCGGCGGTGGCCCTCGCGGTCGCGGCCGGCCTGGCAGTCCCCTTCGACCGGCCCGCGGCCGCCCCCGGCCTCCCTTCCGTCGATCCGACCGCGGCCTGGCGGTCGCTCGAGCCCGGCCTCGATCTCGGAGAGTTCCTCTCCCCCCGCCGCTCCGATCGCGGCGACTCGATCGTGCGTGTGCTGCGCGCCGATCCTCTGCGATTCGAGCTGCGCCTGCTCAACGCCTCGGCCCCGGGGCAGGGGAGGGCGCTGACGGCGCGCGAGTGGTCCCTCCGGGGCGGCCTGGCGGGGGCGATCAACGCCAGCATGTATCAGGCCGACCACCGGACCAGCGTGTCCCTGATGCGGACCTCGATCCACACCAACAACGGGAGGCTCTCGAAGGACCGGGCGATCCTCGCCTTCGAGCCGAAAGACGACAAGGCCGCGCCCGTCCTGATCATCGATCGGGAGTGCGACGACTTCGAGGCGCTGCGCGGGCGCTACGGGACGCTGGTCCAGAGCATCCGGATGCTGTCGTGCAAAGGGGAGAACGTCTGGAGCCAGCAGCCGCGTCGCTGGAGCGCCGCGGCGATCGGCACCGACGATCGGGGTCGGGTGCTGTTCGTCCACGTGCGCTCGCCCTACAGCGTGCACGACCTGATCGGCATCCTGAAGGACCTGCCGCTGGGCCTGTCGCGGATGCAGTACGCCGAGGGGGGCCCGGAGGCGCAGCTGTACGTGCGGAGCGGCGGGGAGGAGCACGAGTGGATCGGCAGCTACGAGTCGGGGCTCTCCGAGGACGACGACAACCGGGTCGCCTGGCCGGTGCCGAACGTCGTCGGGATCGCCCGACGGGCGGGCGTTCCCGCCGGCGTCCCGGGGCCCCGCTGACCGTGTGCTAACATGACGGACGCGACGCACGTGGCCGGCGGCCACGCGGCCGCGTCGCGCAGGAGACTCCCGATGCCGGATGTGCTGAAGCTCGCGGTCGCCCTGACCGCCGTGATCCTCGGCGCGCGCCTGACCGCCTGGGGCGGCGAGGCGCCGAAGGGCGGCTCGAAGATCTTTCCCTATCCCACGCAGGTCACCGTCCTCGACAACGGGCTGAAGGTCGTGGCCGTTCCGTTCGACAGCCCGGGCCTGATCGCCTACTGGACGGTGGTGCGCGCCGGCTCGCGCAACGAGATCGAGCCCGGCAAGTCCGGGTTCGCGCATTTCTTCGAGCACCTGATGTTCCGCGGCACCGAGACGTGCCCGCCGGAGCGCTACAACGCGATCCTGAAGGAGCTCGGCGCGGACCACAATGCCTTCACGACCGACGACTACACGGCCTATCACATCCTGGCGCCGGCGTCGGCGCTCGAAACGATCATGGTCCTCGAGTCCGACCGGTTCATGCACCTCAAGTATTCGGAGGAGATCTTCAAGAAAGAGGCGGGGGCGGTGCTCGGCGAATACAACAAGAGCGCCTCGGACCCGTTCCAGACGCTGAACGAGAAGCTGCGCGACACCGCCTTCGGGACCCACACCTACAAGCACTCGACGATCGGATTCCTGAGGGACGTCCAGGACATGCCGAACCAGTTCGCGTACAGCAGGCAGTTCTTCGACCGCTTCTACCGGCCGGAGAACTGCGCGCTCCTGGTGGTCGGCGACGTCGACCCGAAGAAGCTGGCGGGGATGGCGCGCCGGCACTACGGCGCCTGGAAGCGCGGCAGCTACCGCGCCCAGGTCCCATCCGAGCCGCCGCAGCCGGACGAGCTGCGGGTGGAGGTCGCGTGGCCCAACCCGACTCAGCCGTACCTCTACGTCGGCTACCACGGCCCGGCGTTCTCGGACACGGGGACGGATCTGCCGGCTCTCGACCTGGTCTCCCAGCTGCTGTTCTCCGAGTCGTCCCCCCTCTACCAGAAGCTGGTGGTGGACGAGCAGGAGGTCGATGTGCTGTTCGGAGGGGCCCAGGACCACATCGATCCGTACATGTTCGAGATCGCCACCCGGGTGAAGAAGCCGGAGCGCGTGGCCTACGTCGAGGCGGCGATCACGGCCGCCCTCGAGGAGCTCCAGGCGAAACCGATCGCCGCCGATCGCCTCGAGAAGGTGAAGTCGCACATGAAATACGCCTTCGCCATGAGCCTGGACGCCGCCGGCTCGGTGGCGCGGAGCCTCGCCCACTACGTCGCGGTGGCGAACGACCCCCAGGCGGTGAACAGGGTGTACGCATCCTACGATCGTCTCACTCCCGAAGACGTGCGCGCCGCCGCCCGCAAGTACTTCGTGCGATCGGGTCGGACGGTCGTGACGCTCGCCCACAAGCCGGGCGTGGTCGGCGCGGGCCAGTGAGCCGCGCGCGCCGGCACTCCGTGGCTCTTTCCGCCCTGGCAGCCGCGATCGCCTGCGTCCTGGCGATCCAGCCGGCGGACTCCAAGGAGACGAAGCCGATGAAGCCCACCTCGAACCCGGCGAAGGACGGCGCCGTCAGGACGATCCTCCTGCCGGCCCCTGCCTCTCCCCTGACGGCGTTCCGGATCCAGTTCGGCTGCGGGTCGATCGACGATCCGGCTGGGAAGGAGGGGCTGAACGCCCTCACCGCCCTGACCATCGGCGAGGGCGGTACGCGTGAGATGACCTACCGCGAGCTGACCGATCGCCTCTACCCGATGGCCGCGACGATCACGCCCCGGTTCGATCGCGAGACGACCACGTTCGTGGGCGAAGCGCACCGCGATCACCTGAAGGACTACTACGGGCTCCTCACGGGCGTCCTGCTGCGACCGCGCTTCGACGAGGCGGACTTCCAGCGCAGTCGCGACTTTCTGCTGGCCGGGCTCACCACCGGCCTGCGCGGCAACGACGACGAGGGGCTCGGCAAGGCGGCGCTCGGGTACCTGATGTACGAAGGCCACCCGTACCGGCTGCCCGATAGCGGCACCGTTCAGGGGTTGAAGGCGATCACCCTGGAGGACGTGAAGGCTCATTACCTCAGGTGCTACACGCAGGGCAACGCCGTTCTGGGGGTGGCAGGCGGGTACCCGGAGTCCCTGATCGTCTCCATGAAGAAGGATTTCACGGCCCTCCCGCCGGGCGGGCCGCGTCGCGCCGCGCTGCCGAAGCCGCGGCCGATCCAGGGTGTGGAGGTGCTGCTCGTCGAGAAGCCCGCCTCCGCCACGGCGATTTCCCTCGGGTTCCCCATCGCCGTGACACGCTCCGACAGGGACTTCTACGCCCTCCTGGTCGCCAATTCGTACCTGGGGGAGCACCGCACGTTCAACGGCCGCCTCATGAACAAAATGAGGGGGGAGCGCGGCCTCAATTACGGGGACTACTCGTACATCGAACACTTCGTCCAGGACGGCGGCAGCACGCTGCCGCTACCCAACCTGTCGCGCCGGCAGCAGTTCTTCAGCATCTGGATCCGTCCCGTGGAGCATCCCAACGCCCTGTTCGCCCTGCGGCAGGCGGTGCGCGAGCTGCAGAGGCTCGTGGACTCGGGAATGAGCGCCGCCGACTTCGAGGCGACCCGCAAGTACGTCCTGAACGTCTCGCGCCTGTGGACCCAGAACTTCAGCCGCCGGCTGGGCTACCGGATGGACTCGGATTTCTACGGCTTCCCCAGCTTCATCGACCGCATCCAGGACGAGCTGCCGCGCCTCAAGGTCGAGGACGTCAACGCCGCCGTCAAGCGCCACCTGCAGGGAAGAAACCTGGCGGTCGCCATCGTGACCCCGGACGCCGCCGCGGTGAAGGAGACCCTCCTGTCGGGCCGGCCGACGCCCATCACCTACCAGACCCCCACGACGAGCGAGACCCTGCTCGCCGAGGATAAGGAGATCGAGGCCTTCCCCCTGCCGATCAACCGCGAGCGCGTGGGCATCGTCAAGGCGCAGGACCTGTTCGAGCGGTAGGAGTGCCGGGCCCCCCCATGGAGCAGAAAGCGCCGGTCGCGTTCGTCTTTCACGAGGACTGCCTCGAGCACGACAACGGGCCCGGCCACCCCGAGCGGCCGGAGCGGATCCAGGCCATCCGCGATCACCTGGCGCGCCGTGGCCTGCTCGATCGGCTGCTCGTCCTCCGCCCCGACCCCGCCCCGATCGATCGCATCGCCCGGGTCCACGAACCGGCGTACATCGAGGCGATCCGCCGGGCGTGCGAGCGGGCTCCGGTGCAGCTCGACCCCGACACGGCGGTCTCGTCCGGATCCTGGAGGGCCGCCCTGCTCTCGGCGGGAGGCGCCCTGGCGGCCTGCGACGCGGTCGCCACGGGGAGGGCCCGCTCCGCCTTCGTCTGCACCCGCCCCCCCGGCCATCATGCCGAGGCGGGCCGCGCGATGGGCTTCTGCCTGTTCAACAACATCGCCCTCGCGGCGCGGCATCTTCAAGACACGCACGGCCTCGGGCGCGTCTTGATCGTCGACTGGGACGTGCACCACGGCAACGGCACGCAGCACCTGTTCGAGTCGGACCCCACGGTCTTCTACTTCAGCACCCACCAGTTCCCCTTCTATCCCGGCACCGGCTCGGCGCGCGAATCCGGCAGCGGGCGCGGCGCCGGCTTCACCTTGAACTACCCTCTTCCGGCCGGATCGGGCGACGCCGAATACATCGAGGTGTTCCAGACCGTCCTGCGCCCGGAGATCGACCGCGTCCAGCCCGAGGCGATCCTGATCTCGGCCGGTTTCGACGGCCACCGCGACGACCCGCTCGCCGGGATGGACCTGACGGAGAAGGGGTACGCGGCGATGACGTCGATCCTGCGGGAGGCCGCGGAGAGGCATTGCGGCGGGCGGATCGTCTCCCTCCTGGAAGGAGGCTATGACCTGAAGGCGCTCCAGGCCTCGGTCGAGGCGCACCTTCAGGCGCTGGGAGCCTAGGTCACTCGGAAGGGGCCCGGGTCTTCAACCCGAGCGCGTGGATCTCGCTGCCGATGAGGTCACGAAGCGCCTCGTTCACCAGGCGGTGACGGTCGAGCAGGGATTTTCCTTCGAACTCCGCCGACACGATCAGGATGTCGAAGTGGCCGCCTCCCGCGGCGGCCCCGGCGTGACCGGCGTGCTGTGCGCTGTCGTCGCGGATCTCGAGACGCGTCGGATGGAACCGGTCGAGGAGGATCGCCTGGATCCGCGCGCGGACGCCGGTCACCGGGCCGCCAGCGCGCGCCCGGCGCCCGCCTCGACGGCCCGGTCGTAGACGACCGAGGCGGCCGCCAGGTCCTCCAGCCCGATTCCCAGGGACTTGAAGAGGGTCACCTCCCGCTCGTCCCGGCGCCCGGGGTGCGCGCCGCCGAGCACGTCCTTCAGCTCCACGGCCCGCTCCAGCGCGGAGGTCCCGGCCGGGCCGGTCCCCGGCGCCAGGAGGTCGCCGGCCTCCAGGCGGGCCTGTTCCATCGAGTCGACGACGATGAGATCGGAGCGCCTCACCGACTCGTCGTCCAGCTCGCGCCGCTCGGCGCGATTGCTGCCGACCGCGTTGACGTGCATCCCGGGTCGGAGCCAGGCTCCCCGGATGACCGGGGTGCCGGAGGAGGTCGCCGAGACGACGATTCCGGCGCCCTCGATCGCCTCCTCGACCGCGGAGCACGGGGTCACCGCCACGCCCGTGGCCGCCTCGGTCTCGCGGCAGAACTCGCGCAGGCGGTCCCGGTCGCGGCCGAAGGCGCGGATCGTCTGGAGCCGTCTCACCGTCGCGACGGCCAGCGCCTGGCTGCGCGCCTGCCAGCCGGTCCCGATGATCGCGAGCGAGGCCGCGTCGACGCGTGCCAGGCGCCGCGTCGCCACGCCCGTCGCGGCGCCGGTGCGGGTCTGCCCGAGGCGGTCCGCCTCGATGATCGCCAGCAGGGCCGAGGTCCGCCCGTCGAACAGCAGGACCACGAAGCGCGCGGCCGCTCGAGAGGTGGCATAGACCTTGGCCGCGAGCCGCTCCCAGGTGGCCGAGCCGGCGGACAGGGAATGCAGCATCGCGCCGGGGATCGCCGCCCGCGCGCGGGGCCGGCAGTCCGCCTGCCCCCGGGCCCACTGGCGGAACGCCTGCTCGACCGCCTCGATGCATGCCGGCATCGTCAGGAGACGGCCGACGTCGTCCTCGGTGAGATAGACCGCCATGGACGGAGATGGTATCCCAGGGCGGGAATCGGAGGGAGGCGGACTTCCGGGAGCCGGCGCGGGCATGCGGCCGGTCCCGGCCCCCTACTCGGGTCTAGTTGCGGTTCTTGCTCCAGCGGTCGTGGGTGATGCCGTGCTTGTGGACCTTGTAGTTCATCACCCGGCTGCTGACACCCAGGAGCTTGGCGGCTTCCTTCTGGATCCAGTTGCTGCGCTTGAGGGCCTCGAGCAGGGCGGTCTTCTCCAGCGCCTCCAGGTTCAGCAGGTCGGCGGCGAGCGCGGGGGTCATGCCGATGGAGTGCTCGCGGTCCAGCAGGGTCAGGTCGGCGGAGCGGACGGAGTCCCCCTCGCACATCAGGACGGCGCGCTCGATGCTGTTCTCGAGCTCGCGCACGTTGCCGGGCCAGCGGTATTCCTGGAGGCTCTTGACCGCGTCGGCCGAGAAGCCGGTGACCCGGCGGCGGAGCTCGCGCGCGAAGCGCTTGATGAAGTGCTCGGCCAGAGGAACGATGTCCTCGACGCGCTCGCGCAGCGCCGGCACCATGATGTTGACCACGTTCAGGCGGTAGAACAGGTCCTCGCGGAAGCGGCCTTCCTTGATGGCGGCTTCGAGATTGATGTTGGTCGCGGCGACGATGCGCACGTCGACCTTGATCGTCCGGTTGCCGCCGAGGCGCTCGAACTCCTGGTTCTGGATGGCGCGCAGCACCTTGGCCTGGGTGTTGGCGCTCATGTTCCCGACCTCGTCGAGGAACAGGGTGCCGTCGTTGGCCATCTCGAATCGCCCGATGCGCATCTGGTCGGCGCCGGTGAAGGCGCCCTTCTCGTGGCCGAACAGCTCGCTCTCCAGCAGGTTGTCGGGGAGCGAGGCGCAGTTCATACGCACGAAGGCCGCGTCGTGGCGGGGGGAGTTCCGGTGGATCGCCTCGGCGACGCGCTCCTTGCCCGTGCCGGTCTCGCCCTGGATCAGGACGGTCGCGTTCGAGGCGGCCACCTTGTCGATCATCTTGAAAATCTCGCGCATCGCGGCCGACTGCCCGACGAGGCCGTAGCGGTCGGACGGATCGGCGTGCGGCTCGGTCATCGAGCTGAGCCTCACGACCAGCCTCTGGTGCTCCATGGCCCGCTGCACTTTCATCTCGATCGCTTCGAGGGACAGGGGCTTCTGCACGTAGTCGAAGGCGCCGGATCGCATCGCCTCCACCGCGCCCGACCCGTTCTCGCCTGTGACGATGACCAGGGTGCCGGCATTCGTCGAGCGCGCCTTGCGCAGGATCTCGAGGCCGTCGGCCCCTCCGATCCGATGGCCGGAAATCACCAGGTCGAAAACCTGCTTTTCGATTCTCTCGAGGGCGTCCTTGCCGGATTGGGCGACCTGGACCTTGTAGCCGCTCTTGCTCATCGACTGGACGAGCCCGTCGCGCAGGGTCCTGTCGTCCTCGGCAACCAGGATGTTCTTCATGCCTCCGGCTCCTCCGCGCGGATCGTGCTGGAAATCATGCTCAATACAACGGGTTAATATAAATTTCGATGATCGAGAGTCAAGGAAGTGGAGCGCATTTTTCGTGCTCGAGCAGCCGATCGTGGACGATTTCCCGGGCGGAGCTCGTCAGGAGGTTGACGTTGCCCTGAAGTCGGTGGGCCTACGCACGTCGGCGGGCGTTTCGGGAGGTCTCCGTCGCGGCGCGCGCCCGGTCAGCGGCGCTCGCGAAGGAACAGGCCAAGAATCCGCTCGATGCCGGCAAAAGCGGCCCGGGCGGCGCGGCCGAATCGGCCGATCGGGGCCCCCGGAGCGCGAGGCGGCGGCAGGATTGGACGAAGAAGGCGGGAGAGGCCGTAGGCGACGCGATAGAAGCGCGCGAGGAGGTCCGTCTCGACGGAGACCACGCGCTCCATCCCCTTCCTGCGCCCCGGCATCTCGACGGCCACGACCCTGGCGATCACCGCCGACTCGGGGACCCGCTCCCGCACCCGGTTGTAGTCGCCCCGGAAGACCAGGCGCGTCCCATCCCCGTCCATTTCCTTCCAGACGAGCCGGTGAATCGTCAGGTAGCGCTCGCCGCGAAACACGGCGATTTCGCCGACCTTCAGATCGGCCCCCGTGGCGCGACGC
This portion of the Candidatus Polarisedimenticolia bacterium genome encodes:
- a CDS encoding ornithine cyclodeaminase family protein; the encoded protein is MAVYLTEDDVGRLLTMPACIEAVEQAFRQWARGQADCRPRARAAIPGAMLHSLSAGSATWERLAAKVYATSRAAARFVVLLFDGRTSALLAIIEADRLGQTRTGAATGVATRRLARVDAASLAIIGTGWQARSQALAVATVRRLQTIRAFGRDRDRLREFCRETEAATGVAVTPCSAVEEAIEGAGIVVSATSSGTPVIRGAWLRPGMHVNAVGSNRAERRELDDESVRRSDLIVVDSMEQARLEAGDLLAPGTGPAGTSALERAVELKDVLGGAHPGRRDEREVTLFKSLGIGLEDLAAASVVYDRAVEAGAGRALAAR
- a CDS encoding BolA family protein, with product MTGVRARIQAILLDRFHPTRLEIRDDSAQHAGHAGAAAGGGHFDILIVSAEFEGKSLLDRHRLVNEALRDLIGSEIHALGLKTRAPSE
- a CDS encoding pitrilysin family protein, yielding MPDVLKLAVALTAVILGARLTAWGGEAPKGGSKIFPYPTQVTVLDNGLKVVAVPFDSPGLIAYWTVVRAGSRNEIEPGKSGFAHFFEHLMFRGTETCPPERYNAILKELGADHNAFTTDDYTAYHILAPASALETIMVLESDRFMHLKYSEEIFKKEAGAVLGEYNKSASDPFQTLNEKLRDTAFGTHTYKHSTIGFLRDVQDMPNQFAYSRQFFDRFYRPENCALLVVGDVDPKKLAGMARRHYGAWKRGSYRAQVPSEPPQPDELRVEVAWPNPTQPYLYVGYHGPAFSDTGTDLPALDLVSQLLFSESSPLYQKLVVDEQEVDVLFGGAQDHIDPYMFEIATRVKKPERVAYVEAAITAALEELQAKPIAADRLEKVKSHMKYAFAMSLDAAGSVARSLAHYVAVANDPQAVNRVYASYDRLTPEDVRAAARKYFVRSGRTVVTLAHKPGVVGAGQ
- a CDS encoding pitrilysin family protein, encoding MSRARRHSVALSALAAAIACVLAIQPADSKETKPMKPTSNPAKDGAVRTILLPAPASPLTAFRIQFGCGSIDDPAGKEGLNALTALTIGEGGTREMTYRELTDRLYPMAATITPRFDRETTTFVGEAHRDHLKDYYGLLTGVLLRPRFDEADFQRSRDFLLAGLTTGLRGNDDEGLGKAALGYLMYEGHPYRLPDSGTVQGLKAITLEDVKAHYLRCYTQGNAVLGVAGGYPESLIVSMKKDFTALPPGGPRRAALPKPRPIQGVEVLLVEKPASATAISLGFPIAVTRSDRDFYALLVANSYLGEHRTFNGRLMNKMRGERGLNYGDYSYIEHFVQDGGSTLPLPNLSRRQQFFSIWIRPVEHPNALFALRQAVRELQRLVDSGMSAADFEATRKYVLNVSRLWTQNFSRRLGYRMDSDFYGFPSFIDRIQDELPRLKVEDVNAAVKRHLQGRNLAVAIVTPDAAAVKETLLSGRPTPITYQTPTTSETLLAEDKEIEAFPLPINRERVGIVKAQDLFER
- a CDS encoding histone deacetylase, yielding MEQKAPVAFVFHEDCLEHDNGPGHPERPERIQAIRDHLARRGLLDRLLVLRPDPAPIDRIARVHEPAYIEAIRRACERAPVQLDPDTAVSSGSWRAALLSAGGALAACDAVATGRARSAFVCTRPPGHHAEAGRAMGFCLFNNIALAARHLQDTHGLGRVLIVDWDVHHGNGTQHLFESDPTVFYFSTHQFPFYPGTGSARESGSGRGAGFTLNYPLPAGSGDAEYIEVFQTVLRPEIDRVQPEAILISAGFDGHRDDPLAGMDLTEKGYAAMTSILREAAERHCGGRIVSLLEGGYDLKALQASVEAHLQALGA